TATTTGCTTTCGGAAGCCGCTTTTTCTACCAGAAATTGATGACCCAAGGTGAATGGGTTGGCATTCATGACGATTGCGGCAGTGTTGGGCGCGTTTTGATTTAAAGATTCGAGGTTTTTAATAAAAGCATCAAAACCTGTGATGGCTTTCTCCATAAAAACAAGTGTATGATCTACAGATTCAATCTCATGAAAGCCGAGATACTCAAAACCTTTCTTGCACCCTGGTTTTGTATAAACATAATGTTTAAAGAACCCTTCTTGTACATTTTGATTCATGACATGAGAAATGATTTCATTAAAGAGTGATCCACCTTGATACGTCGAATCTACCGCGACGCACTTGATAACATTTTGATATCGTGATGCTGTCGCAATCAGTTCGTCTTCTTCATTATAATATCCGTAAGTCTCATCTAAGGTAGATTCCTCTCGAATGCCTTCTTGCATTAAGAGGTTTAACCATTTTTCCTTAACGCTTGGATTTGATTTGATATAGAGTTTTTTAATCATAATAATCTCCTTTTCTTCACAATTCAATAATAGCATACCAAAGTTTTGTTTCATAAGTGTTTTTTGAATGTTCTTTAAGGACCCTAACCCTTGATGTAAGCGTTTGCCATATGGTATTAATTAAGTACAGGAACCTATGTTACAAGTGTGATGTTTGTGATTTAGGAGGAAGGAGAAGAAATGGAAATAAAACACAGCGCAATAGCAGGTACATTAGAATCAAGTGATGTACAAGTTATGGTGGAACCTTCTACAGATGGAGTCTCTGTAGAATTAAACAGTAGTGTCATAAAACAATATGGCGCTCAAATTCTTGAAACGGTTCATGAAGTCTTAGACACATTAGAAGTCAAAGATGCGAAAATTGTCGTTCAAGATCAAGGTGCTTTAGATTGTACAATCAAAGCACGCGTACAAACTGCTGTTCTTCGTGCAAGCGATACAGTCGATAACCTACCTTGGGGGTCTAAATTATGAAAAATAGAATTAGACGTACGATGATGTTCTTAAATGCACAACGTGCTTCACTTGTGAAAGATGTTTATGTTTACAAGCCAGATTGTGTCATTTTAGACTTAGAAGATGCTGTTTCAGAAAGTGAAAAAGATTCAGCACGTGTTCAACTTTACCACACGTTAAAATCAGTGGATTATCATAGTGTAGAACGTTGGGTTCGTATTAATCCCGCAACAACAACGTATTATCATGAAGATATTCGTGCAGCGATTGCAGGCGGTTGCGAAGGAATTCGTTTACCAATGACCGAAACTAAAGAAGAAATCTATGATGTGGAACGCTTAATGGCGGAAGCAGAAAAAGAATTCGGTCGTGAAGTGGGATCAACAATGTTAATGGCAGCCATTGAATCACCACTTGGAGTTATCAACGCATATGAAATCTGTACAGCAAGTCCACGTATGATGGGGGTTGCATTAAGTGCAGGTGACTTTACACGTACCATGCGTGCAACACGTACTAAAACGGGAGAAGAGCTCTTTATGGCTCGATCAATGCTTGTGATTGCAGCACGTGCTGCAGGCATTATGGCATTTGATACAGTGCATACAGACCTTAATGATTTCGAAAGTCTTGAAAAAGAAACACGATTGGTTAAAGACATGGGATTTGATGGGAAGTCAATTATCTCACCAAGACAAATTGCGACAATCCATAAAGTCTTTACACCAACTCAAAAAGAAATCGAACATGCTCTACATATCGTAGAAGGTGTTAAGGAAAGTGCTGCGAAAGGTATTGGAGTTCTTATTGTTGATGGACAAATGGTTGACGTTGCCCACGTTGAAGGGGCAAAACGTACCCTTGAACTCGCTCAAGCAGCAGGCGTATATAAGGGGGATTTAATATGAAAAACAAAGTAAATCGTATAATTCCTGATGAATTTCTAGTAGATGGTGTTGAAGCCTTCCAAGGACAATATTATCGTGATAATTATGAGTATACAAAAGCTGCACCAACAATTAAAGCTCAAGTAAACCCACATGATTCAAAAGTTTTAGCTTCAATTCGTGAAGCCATTGAAAAAGTGGGACTTAAAGATGGTATGTGTATTTCATTCCATCACCACTTTAGAAATGGTGATTACATTGCGGCAATGGTCTTTGAAGTGATTAAAGATATGGGAATTAAGGATCTCTATCTTTGTGCATCCTCTTTAGGAAAAGCACATGCTTCAATAGTTCCGTTAATTGAAGATGGTACGATTACAACCATTTCATCTTCAGGTGTTCGTGATGAAATTGGGGATGCAATTTCTGCAGGAAAACTTAAAAATCCAGCATTAATTCGTTCACACGGTGGTCGTGTTCGTGCTATTGAAACTGGACAAGTTAAAATTGATGTTGCCTTTATTGGAGCACCAACAAGTGATGTATACGGAAATGCTTCGGGTAAAGGTGGAAAAGCAGATTGTGGTGTTCTAAGCTACTCTGATGTTGATGCACGTTATGCTGATAAAGTTGTCGTAATCACAGATACACTTGTTCCTTACCCAAATAATCCATATTCAATTAAAGGAATTGATGTTGATTATGTTGTTGAGGTTGATAAAGTTGGAGATTCGTCAAAAATTGCAGGAAATGCAATTCGTATGACGCAAGATCCTCGTGAATTAATGATTGCAGAATATGCAACCAAATGTGTTGTAAACACACCATGGTTTAAAGACGGCTTCTCCTTCCAAACTGGAGCTGGTGGTGCAAGTTTAGCAGTAACACAATTCTTGAAACAACCAATGGAAGAACAAAATATTAAAATGAGTTTTGCTTTAGGTGGTATCGTTAAACCCATGGTTGATATGCTTAAAGAAGGTTATATTCATGCGATTGCAGATACACAAGATTTTGATATCGCAAGTGTTGAATCAGTGCATGAAACACCAAATCATTTTGAAATTTCAACTTCTGAATATGCAAACCCATTAAATAAGGGTGCATATGTTAATAAGTTGGATTATGTAATCCTTGGAGCACTTGAAATCGATGTTGATTTTAACGTTAACGTTGTTGTTGGTTCAGATGGAACCATTCAAGGAGCACCGGGAGGCCATGTTGATACATCAGCAGGTGCTAAGTGCTGTATTATTGTTTCACCATTAGTTCGTGGTCGTTTAGCAACAGTCCGTACATCCGTAACATCCGTAACAACACCTGGAGAAAGTGTTGATATTCTTGTTACTGATTATGGGGTTGCGGTGAATCCTGCAA
This genomic stretch from Erysipelothrix rhusiopathiae harbors:
- a CDS encoding aldolase/citrate lyase family protein, with the protein product MKNRIRRTMMFLNAQRASLVKDVYVYKPDCVILDLEDAVSESEKDSARVQLYHTLKSVDYHSVERWVRINPATTTYYHEDIRAAIAGGCEGIRLPMTETKEEIYDVERLMAEAEKEFGREVGSTMLMAAIESPLGVINAYEICTASPRMMGVALSAGDFTRTMRATRTKTGEELFMARSMLVIAARAAGIMAFDTVHTDLNDFESLEKETRLVKDMGFDGKSIISPRQIATIHKVFTPTQKEIEHALHIVEGVKESAAKGIGVLIVDGQMVDVAHVEGAKRTLELAQAAGVYKGDLI
- the citD gene encoding citrate lyase acyl carrier protein, with protein sequence MEIKHSAIAGTLESSDVQVMVEPSTDGVSVELNSSVIKQYGAQILETVHEVLDTLEVKDAKIVVQDQGALDCTIKARVQTAVLRASDTVDNLPWGSKL
- the citC gene encoding [citrate (pro-3S)-lyase] ligase, whose product is MIKKLYIKSNPSVKEKWLNLLMQEGIREESTLDETYGYYNEEDELIATASRYQNVIKCVAVDSTYQGGSLFNEIISHVMNQNVQEGFFKHYVYTKPGCKKGFEYLGFHEIESVDHTLVFMEKAITGFDAFIKNLESLNQNAPNTAAIVMNANPFTLGHQFLVEKAASESKYVYVFVLSEEMSAFKAAQRIELVRLGTAHLKNVKVLPTENYMVSSATFPSYFLKEDDDVTFVQARLDARVFAHHIAPALNITKRYVGSEPFSNATNIYNEALQEEFKGKLDLEIVDRIGNEESIISATKVRSLLAEENLDAVRHFVPETTFAFFISEEGKQVIAALKGA
- the citF gene encoding citrate lyase subunit alpha — its product is MKNKVNRIIPDEFLVDGVEAFQGQYYRDNYEYTKAAPTIKAQVNPHDSKVLASIREAIEKVGLKDGMCISFHHHFRNGDYIAAMVFEVIKDMGIKDLYLCASSLGKAHASIVPLIEDGTITTISSSGVRDEIGDAISAGKLKNPALIRSHGGRVRAIETGQVKIDVAFIGAPTSDVYGNASGKGGKADCGVLSYSDVDARYADKVVVITDTLVPYPNNPYSIKGIDVDYVVEVDKVGDSSKIAGNAIRMTQDPRELMIAEYATKCVVNTPWFKDGFSFQTGAGGASLAVTQFLKQPMEEQNIKMSFALGGIVKPMVDMLKEGYIHAIADTQDFDIASVESVHETPNHFEISTSEYANPLNKGAYVNKLDYVILGALEIDVDFNVNVVVGSDGTIQGAPGGHVDTSAGAKCCIIVSPLVRGRLATVRTSVTSVTTPGESVDILVTDYGVAVNPARPDILEALKKTDLPLVTIEELRDIAYDIVGEPADIEFEDKVVALVEYRDGTLIDVIRQVKNI